A single genomic interval of Camelina sativa cultivar DH55 chromosome 11, Cs, whole genome shotgun sequence harbors:
- the LOC109124846 gene encoding vacuolar protein sorting-associated protein 25-like, translating into MQKLADFKLPQFFNYPPYFTLQPVRDTREKQIQLWKELILDYCKSQKTFLICVEEDFPLFSNSAIDRSLSHEAKETFLSAIVGEGRAEWLDKGHRKCLILWHRIQDWADIILQFVRDNGLEDSVMTVEEIRSGTESHGTELQGIDRTILMRALKLLENKGKLALFKGTSADDEGVKFSV; encoded by the exons ATGCAGAAACTGGCTGATTTCAAGCTTCCTCAGTTCTTCAATTATCCTCCATACTTCAC gttgCAGCCTGTGAGGGACACTCGTGAGAAGCAGATACAGCTCTGGAAAGAGCTTATTTTGGATTACTGCAAATCCCAAAAGACTTTCTTGATTTGCGTTGAAGAGGATTTCCCACTCTTCTCAAACTCTGCCATTGATA GATCTCTAAGTCATGAAGCAAAGGAAACATTTCTCTCAGCCATTGTTGGAGAAG GGCGTGCTGAGTGGTTAGATAAAGGCCATAGGAAATGTCTGATTCTGTGGCACCGGATTCAAGATTGGGCAGATATTATTCTTCAGTTT GTGAGAGATAATGGATTAGAAGACAGTGTTATGACTGTTGAAGAGATTCGTTCAGGGACTGAATCACATGGAACAG AACTTCAAGGGATAGATCGAACCATTCTAATGAGGGCCTTAAAGCTTCTAGAGAACAAGGGAAAGCTTGCATTGTTCAAGGGAACATCAGCAGATGATGAAGGTGTCAAGTTCTCTGTCTGA
- the LOC104727925 gene encoding protein IWS1 homolog 2-like, which translates to MSHEEDTMQALSHSDDEWVNELEDVLTDPKEKEESKFTRRRLEKKSNSVPDAGDGVAEDLDDCIEPDVNDKVGKKRQRKKDESVLDKSKNKKRKKRDDSTEVQEMWDSITNDKNPKDVDKDEVKRLRKEDNDEIKNLFKLRPKKSKVEKNASESAMQVEQVIATLEIAVEDDVIQNREGKPAINKLMKLPLLINALSKKPLQAEFLDHGVLNLLKNWLEPLPDGSLPNINIRTAILEILKDLRIDLDQDSRREQFIKSGIGKVIMFLSKSDEETTPNRRLANDLINKWGRIIYNNSTRYDTMLSKEERQEQQQMLLRRQNKTRKVSERKTIICDTDVELYVKPKSKLGTWTGGGRTQIPNAMSMDVKIRPQGKVDVELVVSVKKQKEASTREKIIKKLQNQKVFRKRGMQALKPSADGRTMFKYL; encoded by the exons ATGAGTCACGAAGAGGATAC GATGCAAGCGTTGAGTCATTCTGACGATGAATGGGTGAACGAACTTGAAGATGTTCTCACGGACCCTAAAGAGAAGGAGGAATCGAAATTTACAAGGAGGAGATTAGAGAAAAAGTCGAATTCTGTTCCTGATGCAGGAGACGGAGTTGCAGAAGATCTTGACGATTGTATTGAACCTGATGTTAATGACAAAGTCGGGAAGAAGAGACAGAGGAAGAAAGATGAGTCTGTTCTTGACAAGTCTAAgaataagaagaggaagaagagggatGACTCCACAGAGGTTCAAGAGATGTGGGATTCAATTACGAACGACAAGAACCCCAag GATGTTGATAAAGACGAAGTGAAGCGTCTAAGGAAAGAAGATAACGATGAGATTAAAAACTTGTTCAAGCTTAGGCCAAAGAAGAGCAAGGTCGAGAAAAACGCGTCAGAGAGTGCTATGCAAGTAGAACAAGTGATTGCAACTCTTGAAATTGCGGTAGAAGACGATGTAATTCAAAACAGAGAAGGGAAGCCCGCCATTAATAAGCTCATGAAGTTGCCTCTTCTCATTAACGCTCTCTCAAA GAAACCACTTCAAGCTGAGTTCTTAGATCATGGAGTACTTAATCTTTTAAAGAATTGGCTCGAGCCGCTTCCTGATGGTAGCTTACCGAACATAAACATCCGCACTGCCATTTTGGAGATCCTCAAAGAT TTGCGCATCGATCTAGATCAAGACAGTAGAAGAGAACAGTTTATCAAGAGCGGTATAGGGAAg GTCATAATGTTTTTATCAAAGTCAGATGAAGAAACTACACCTAACAGGAGACTCGCTAATGATTTAATCAACAAATGG GGCCGtatcatttataataatagCACAAGATATGATACTATGTTAAGTAAGGAGGAACGTCAAGAGCAACAGCAAATGCTATTAAGAAGACAGAACAAGACTCGTAAGGTGTCTGAAAGAAAAACTATAATCTGTGATACAGATGTTGAGCTTTATGT GAAACCAAAATCCAAGCTAGGTACATGGACAGGAGGAGGAAGAACGCAAATACCAAACGCAATGTCGATGGACGTTAAGATCCGTCCTCAAGGCAAAGTTGATGTAGAACTCGTAGTTTCTGTCAAGAAGCAAAAGGAAGCCAGCACCCGTGAAAAG ATAATCAAGAAACTGCAGAATCAAAAGGTCTTCAGGAAAAGGGGTATGCAAGCATTGAAGCCTAGTGCAGATGGCCGCACTATGTTCAAGTACTTGTAG
- the LOC104723163 gene encoding probable xyloglucan endotransglucosylase/hydrolase protein 29 isoform X1, giving the protein MRDSIYFLWIENRILVVIITMVMIVSCRCVLGLENINPIFFDEGLSHLFGESNLIRSPDDRSVRLLLDKYTGSGFISSSMYQHGFFSSLIKLPGAYTADIVVAFYTSNGDVFVKNHDELDIEFLGNLEGKPWRFQTNMYGNGSTNRGREERYRLWFDPSKEFHRYSILWTPTKIIFWVDDVPIREIIRKEKMEGDYPQKPMSLYATIWDASSWATSGGKFGVDYTFSPFVSEFKDIALDGCNVSDSLPTVTGENNNIGYDHINCSVSDKFLMTNDYSTISPKQAASMRRFRERYMYYSYCYDTIRYSVPPPECVIVTAEKNRFRDTGRLKFGGSHPKVHKARKKRRRNRSTPVSVVSADL; this is encoded by the exons atgagaGATTCAATCTATTTCCTATGGATAGAGAATCGAATATTAGTGGTAATAATTACGATGGTAATGATCGTATCATGTAGATGTGTTTTGGGATTGGAGAACATAAATCCGATATTCTTCGATGAAGGTCTTTCTCATTTGTTTGGAGAAAGTAATCTCATCCGATCTCCTGATGATCGTAGCGTTCGATTACTCCTCGACAAATACACTG GGTCTGGATTTATCTCTTCAAGCATGTATCAGCATGGATTTTTCAGTTCGTTGATAAAGTTGCCTGGAGCTTATACGGCTGATATCGTCGTCGCCTTCTAT ACATCAAACGGCGATGTGTTTGTGAAGAACCATGATGAACTAGACATAGAGTTTTTAGGGAATCTAGAAGGGAAGCCGTGGCGATTTCAAACGAATATGTATGGGAACGGTAGCACAAACCGCGGCCGGGAAGAACGCTACCGTCTTTGGTTTGATCCCTCCAAGGAGTTTCACCGTTATAGCATACTTTGGACCCCTACCAAAATAAT ATTTTGGGTAGATGATGTACCAATAAGAGAaatcataagaaaagaaaaaatggaaggaGACTATCCACAGAAGCCAATGTCTCTCTACGCCACCATTTGGGACGCCTCAAGCTGGGCTACTTCCGGTGGAAAATTCGGAGTCGACTACACATTTTCACCCTTTGTCTCTGAATTCAAAGATATTGCCCTAGACGGTTGTAATGTCTCCGACTCACTCCCCACCGTCACTggagaaaacaacaacatagGTTATGATCACATCAACTGCTCTGTCTCCGACAAGTTTCTCATGACCAACGACTACTCAACCATTAGTCCTAAACAAGCAGCTTCAATGAGACGGTTCCGAGAACGTTATATGTATTATTCGTATTGTTACGACACCATTCGATACTCGGTGCCTCCCCCAGAGTGTGTTATTGTGACGGCTGAGAAGAACCGGTTTAGGGATACTGGACGGTTAAAGTTTGGTGGTAGTCATCCTAAGGTGCATAAAGCACGGAAGAAACGGCGACGGAATCGGTCCACGCCGGTATCGGTTGTATCAGCTGATCTATAG
- the LOC104723163 gene encoding probable xyloglucan endotransglucosylase/hydrolase protein 29 isoform X2, translating into MKVFLICLEKVISSDLLMIVAFDYSSTNTLTSNGDVFVKNHDELDIEFLGNLEGKPWRFQTNMYGNGSTNRGREERYRLWFDPSKEFHRYSILWTPTKIIFWVDDVPIREIIRKEKMEGDYPQKPMSLYATIWDASSWATSGGKFGVDYTFSPFVSEFKDIALDGCNVSDSLPTVTGENNNIGYDHINCSVSDKFLMTNDYSTISPKQAASMRRFRERYMYYSYCYDTIRYSVPPPECVIVTAEKNRFRDTGRLKFGGSHPKVHKARKKRRRNRSTPVSVVSADL; encoded by the exons ATGAAGGTCTTTCTCATTTGTTTGGAGAAAGTAATCTCATCCGATCTCCTGATGATCGTAGCGTTCGATTACTCCTCGACAAATACACTG ACATCAAACGGCGATGTGTTTGTGAAGAACCATGATGAACTAGACATAGAGTTTTTAGGGAATCTAGAAGGGAAGCCGTGGCGATTTCAAACGAATATGTATGGGAACGGTAGCACAAACCGCGGCCGGGAAGAACGCTACCGTCTTTGGTTTGATCCCTCCAAGGAGTTTCACCGTTATAGCATACTTTGGACCCCTACCAAAATAAT ATTTTGGGTAGATGATGTACCAATAAGAGAaatcataagaaaagaaaaaatggaaggaGACTATCCACAGAAGCCAATGTCTCTCTACGCCACCATTTGGGACGCCTCAAGCTGGGCTACTTCCGGTGGAAAATTCGGAGTCGACTACACATTTTCACCCTTTGTCTCTGAATTCAAAGATATTGCCCTAGACGGTTGTAATGTCTCCGACTCACTCCCCACCGTCACTggagaaaacaacaacatagGTTATGATCACATCAACTGCTCTGTCTCCGACAAGTTTCTCATGACCAACGACTACTCAACCATTAGTCCTAAACAAGCAGCTTCAATGAGACGGTTCCGAGAACGTTATATGTATTATTCGTATTGTTACGACACCATTCGATACTCGGTGCCTCCCCCAGAGTGTGTTATTGTGACGGCTGAGAAGAACCGGTTTAGGGATACTGGACGGTTAAAGTTTGGTGGTAGTCATCCTAAGGTGCATAAAGCACGGAAGAAACGGCGACGGAATCGGTCCACGCCGGTATCGGTTGTATCAGCTGATCTATAG
- the LOC104727926 gene encoding uncharacterized protein LOC104727926, producing the protein NVDEFQESEVIFSDEYFTKKRDINSTSNNENKKGKTTATEKISSPVRIPSRTNFRCTEEVEEDGEMTPPHIIMGKRRTETQMAFSFCSLKGRDLRRHRNSVLRMTGFLEV; encoded by the coding sequence AATGTCGACGAATTTCAAGAATCCGAGGTTATTTTTTCCGATGAGTATTTCACGAAGAAGAGAGACATCAATAGTACTAGCAACAACGAAAACAAGAAAGGAAAGACGACGGCAACGGAGAAAATTTCATCTCCGGTGAGAATTCCGTCAAGAACTAATTTCCGGTGTACGGAAGAGGTGGAAGAGGATGGAGAGATGACTCCGCCTCATATCATAATGGGAAAACGTAGAACGGAGACGCAAATGGCGTTTTCGTTTTGTAGTCTTAAGGGAAGAGACTTGCGTCGACATCGTAACTCCGTTCTTAGGATGACCGGTTTTTTGGAAGTTTAG
- the LOC104723164 gene encoding pentatricopeptide repeat-containing protein At4g18975, chloroplastic-like isoform X1 produces the protein MFLCNFNPTQGIFPLQGLSKSQELGCFSLLGFSSCGTYSTLEAKRFGFCIRAKFLEKQAGKLDIGYGATVERKEVKKVGKNEHHLWKKNDSAGSGQKALNLVRMLSGLPNEKEAVYGALNKWVAWEVEFPIIAAAKALQILRKRSQWHRVIQVAKWMLSKGQGATMGTYDTLLLAFDMDERADEAESLWNMILHTHTRSIPRRLFARMIALYSHHDLHNKVIEVFADMEELKVRPDEDTARRVARAFRELGQEENRKLILRRYLSEFKYIYFNGERVRVKRYSSEEG, from the exons ATGTTTCTCTGTAACTTCAATCCAACTCAAGGAATATTTCCATTGCAAGGGTTATCA AAATCTCAGGAACTTGGATGCTTTTCATTGCTTGGATTTTCAAGTTGTGGAACTTACTCCACGTTGGAGGCgaaaaggtttggtttttgtatCAGGGCAAAG TTCTTAGAGAAGCAAGCTGGGAAATTGGACATAGGTTATGGAGCTACTGTGGAGAG GAAAGAAGTGAAGAAGGTGGGGAAAAATGAGCATCATTTGTGGAAGAAGAATGACTCTGCTGGATCTGGACAGAAAGCACTAAATCTTGTCCGAATG CTCTCCGGACTCCCAAACGAAAAAGAGGCTGTTTATGGAGCTTTGAACAAATGGGTAGCTTGGGAGGTTGAATTTCCCATTATTGCTGCAGCTAAGGCTTTGCAAATCTTAAGGAAGAGAAGCCAATGGCATCGTGTGATTCAA GTGGCTAAGTGGATGTTAAGCAAAGGGCAAGGTGCTACAATGGGAACATATGATACCCTCTTATTGGCATTTGATATGGACGAAAGAGCTGATGAGGCAGAATCGTTATGGAACATGATTCTGCATACGCATACACGTTCCATCCCAAGACGCTTGTTTGCTAGGATGATTGCTTTGTATTCTCACCATGATCTTCACAATAAGGTTATCGAG gTATTTGCAGATATGGAGGAGCTGAAGGTGAGGCCAGACGAAGATACAGCGAGAAGAGTGGCACGAGCCTTCAGGGAACTCGGCCAAGAAGAAAATCGAAAACTGATTCTTAGGAGGTACCTCTCTGAATTCAAATACATCTACTTCAATGGTGAAAGGGTTAGAGTCAAAAGATATTCATCTGAAGAAGGTTGA
- the LOC104723164 gene encoding pentatricopeptide repeat-containing protein At4g18975, chloroplastic-like isoform X2, with protein MLFIAWIFKLWNLLHVGGEKVWFLYQGKEKQAGKLDIGYGATVERKEVKKVGKNEHHLWKKNDSAGSGQKALNLVRMLSGLPNEKEAVYGALNKWVAWEVEFPIIAAAKALQILRKRSQWHRVIQVAKWMLSKGQGATMGTYDTLLLAFDMDERADEAESLWNMILHTHTRSIPRRLFARMIALYSHHDLHNKVIEVFADMEELKVRPDEDTARRVARAFRELGQEENRKLILRRYLSEFKYIYFNGERVRVKRYSSEEG; from the exons ATGCTTTTCATTGCTTGGATTTTCAAGTTGTGGAACTTACTCCACGTTGGAGGCgaaaaggtttggtttttgtatCAGGGCAAAG AGAAGCAAGCTGGGAAATTGGACATAGGTTATGGAGCTACTGTGGAGAG GAAAGAAGTGAAGAAGGTGGGGAAAAATGAGCATCATTTGTGGAAGAAGAATGACTCTGCTGGATCTGGACAGAAAGCACTAAATCTTGTCCGAATG CTCTCCGGACTCCCAAACGAAAAAGAGGCTGTTTATGGAGCTTTGAACAAATGGGTAGCTTGGGAGGTTGAATTTCCCATTATTGCTGCAGCTAAGGCTTTGCAAATCTTAAGGAAGAGAAGCCAATGGCATCGTGTGATTCAA GTGGCTAAGTGGATGTTAAGCAAAGGGCAAGGTGCTACAATGGGAACATATGATACCCTCTTATTGGCATTTGATATGGACGAAAGAGCTGATGAGGCAGAATCGTTATGGAACATGATTCTGCATACGCATACACGTTCCATCCCAAGACGCTTGTTTGCTAGGATGATTGCTTTGTATTCTCACCATGATCTTCACAATAAGGTTATCGAG gTATTTGCAGATATGGAGGAGCTGAAGGTGAGGCCAGACGAAGATACAGCGAGAAGAGTGGCACGAGCCTTCAGGGAACTCGGCCAAGAAGAAAATCGAAAACTGATTCTTAGGAGGTACCTCTCTGAATTCAAATACATCTACTTCAATGGTGAAAGGGTTAGAGTCAAAAGATATTCATCTGAAGAAGGTTGA
- the LOC104723166 gene encoding GDSL esterase/lipase At4g18970-like: protein MMMMKVIMIMAIAMAMNIAMCDPIAPCYFIFGDSLVDSGNNNRLTSLARADYFPYGIDFQFGPTGRFSNGKTTVDVITELLGFDDYITPYSQARGDDILRGVNYASAAAGIREETGRQLGARITFAGQVANHVNTVSQVVNLLGDENEAANYLSKCIYSIGLGSNDYLNNYFMPVYYSTGNQYSPDSFANDLINRYTQQLRILYNNGARKFALIGIGAIGCSPNELAQNSRDGRTCDERINSANRIFNSKLVSLVDHFNQNTPDAKFTYINAYGIFQEMVANPARYGFRVTNAGCCGVGRNNGQITCLPGQAPCLNRDEFVFWDAFHPGEAANVVIGGRSFQRESASDAHPYDIQQLAML from the exons atgatgatgatgaaggtaaTTATGATAATGGCTATTGCTATGGCTATGAACATAGCTATGTGTGATCCAATAGCCCCGTGTTACTTCATATTTGGTGACTCTTTGGTTGATAGTGGAAACAACAATCGGCTTACTTCTTTAGCAAGAGCTGATTACTTCCCTTACGGTATAGACTTCCAGTTCGGTCCAACCGGCCGATTCTCCAACGGCAAAACCACCGTCGATGTCATCA CCGAGCTTCTTGGTTTCGATGACTACATTACACCGTATTCCCAAGCAAGGGGAGACGACATTCTGAGAGGAGTAAACTACGCTTCTGCAGCTGCCGGAATCCGAGAAGAAACTGGTCGTCAGTTG GGAGCTAGAATAACATTTGCAGGACAAGTAGCTAATCATGTAAACACTGTGTCACAAGTGGTGAACCTACTCGGAGACGAGAATGAAGCTGCTAATTACCTAAGTAAATGCATCTACTCGATTGGGTTAGGAAGTAACGACTATCTCAATAACTATTTTATGCCTGTTTATTACTCAACCGGAAACCAGTACTCCCCTGATTCCTTTGCCAATGACCTCATCAACCGCTACACTCAGCAACTCCGG ATATTGTATAACAACGGAGCGAGGAAGTTTGCGCTGATTGGTATCGGAGCAATAGGATGCAGCCCAAATGAGCTGGCTCAGAACAGTAGAGATGGAAGAACTTGTGACGAAAGGATCAATTCTGCAAACAGAATCTTTAACAGCAAGCTCGTGTCTCTGGTCGACCATTTCAACCAAAACACACCAGACGCCAAGTTCACCTACATTAATGCTTATGGTATTTTCCAAGAAATGGTAGCCAATCCTGCTCGCTATG GTTTTAGGGTGACAAACGCGGGATGTTGTGGAGTTGGGAGGAACAATGGACAGATAACTTGTCTTCCAGGTCAAGCTCCATGTCTGAACAGAGACGAGTTTGTGTTCTGGGACGCGTTTCATCCAGGAGAAGCAGCGAATGTTGTCATCGGTGGTCGATCTTTTCAGAGAGAATCTGCTTCTGATGCTCATCCTTATGATATCCAGCAGCTTGCTATGCTCTAG
- the LOC104727927 gene encoding floral homeotic protein AGAMOUS, translating into MCIYSSLHQHNLTFHFLQLLQISYFPENHFPKKNNTFLFVLLPPTAITAYQPELGGGDSSPLRKSGRGKIEIKRIENTTNRQVTFCKRRNGLLKKAYELSVLCDVEVALIVFSSRGRLYEYSNNSVKGTIERYKKAISDNSNTGSVAEINAQYYQQESAKLRQQIISIQNSNRQLMGETIGSMSPKELRNLEGRLERSITRIRSKKNELLFSEIDYMQKRESDLHNDNQLLRAKIAENERNHPSISLMPGGSNYEQLMPPPQTQPFDSRNYFQVAALQPNNHHYSSAGRQDQTALQLV; encoded by the exons ATGTGTATATACTCATCTCTTCACCAGCACAACCTTACCTTCCATTTTCTGCAACTTCTCCAAATCTCATACTTTCCAGAAAATCATTTTCCCAAGAAAAATAACACtttcctctttgttcttctcCCCCCAACAG CAATCACGGCGTACCAACCAGAGCTAGGAGGAGGAGACTCCTCTCCCTTGAGGAAGTCTGGGAGAGGGAAGATCGAAATCAAACGGATCGAGAACACAACGAATCGCCAAGTCACTTTTTGCAAACGTAGGAATGGTTTGCTCAAGAAAGCTTACGAGCTCTCTGTTCTTTGTGATGTTGAAGTCGCACTCATCGTCTTCTCTAGCCGTGGTCGTCTCTATGAGTACTCTAACAACag TGTAAAAGGGACAATAGAGAGGTACAAGAAGGCAATATCGGATAATTCTAACACCGGATCGGTGGCAGAAATTAATGCACAG TATTATCAACAAGAATCGGCCAAATTGCGTCAACAAATTATCAGCATACAAAACTCCAACAG GCAATTGATGGGTGAGACGATAGGTTCAATGTCTCCCAAAGAGCTCAGGAATTTGGAAGGCAGATTAGAGAGAAGTATTACCCGAATCCGTTCCAAGAag AATGAGCTCTTATTCTCGGAAATCGACTACATGCAGAAGAga GAAAGTGATTTGCATAACGATAACCAGCTTCTTCGTGCAAAG ATAGCTGAGAATGAGAGGAACCATCCGAGCATAAGTCTGATGCCAGGAGGATCTAACTACGAGCAGCTTATGCCACCGCCTCAAACACAACCGTTTGATTCACGGAATTATTTCCAAGTCGCGGCATTGCAACCTAACAATCACCATTACTCATCTGCTGGTCGCCAAGACCAAACCGCTCTTCAGTTAGT gtaA